AGTGCTGAGTTGACACGTGTCCTCAGCGTCACGGCTGCTCCCTCGATGAGCGGCGGCGGATCGAGTTTGCCAATGGCGGGCGGCGGCGAAGCATGTGGTGCCCCGCGATGCTGCGGCGGCGGTTGCCAGATGTAGCTCGCTTTGGCGACAGCCATTTTCGCAAGCTCATCGAATTCTCAAACGGGGCGTGGAATCGTTTGCAATCCACGCCCCCACCCGACGCTTTCTATTGACGCCTCGCGTCGATGCTTCGCTCCCCGAGGCATCAGCGACGGCGT
The DNA window shown above is from Rhodopirellula bahusiensis and carries:
- a CDS encoding FmdB family zinc ribbon protein — protein: MPLYEYECKSCDDVIEILVRSPGEEVACPKCSSAELTRVLSVTAAPSMSGGGSSLPMAGGGEACGAPRCCGGGCQM